One region of Manduca sexta isolate Smith_Timp_Sample1 chromosome 25, JHU_Msex_v1.0, whole genome shotgun sequence genomic DNA includes:
- the LOC115455745 gene encoding mucin-2 isoform X2 yields MCLWLLTACLGLLPGNAPPSIVVVPGVPAPILLPTTAATTAAMTTLRPANVTTPTPTSAPTMTPTPAPTPAPTPAPTTAPTPAPTPAPTPAPTPAPTPAPTPAPTPAPTPAPTPAPTPAPTPAPTPAPTPAPTPAPTPVPTPAPTPTATPAPTPAPTPTPMSTSGNMNTGTTTARPPGNLTTAAPTAMPPAPTVVTMPPTVTTPRPMTTAPPATTVTGPLPIDPRVGTTPGPSAAFRSDIDSQVPSYDTAVRFPRQRRDVQLISIKDFLNELSKTDDKHIISKRQSCRCVPSGTCINNGNNSPAGMIDVRIVTPGGTQCPSGQEYCCGNTTAPIVDTTQIACGTVQTVPTTAVVPTTGQANFGEFPWQALILTKQNDYIAGGVLIDSLNVVTVTHRLASYVVSGTAPNIKVRLGEWDAAGTYEPIPYQEYTVQKVFTHPSYNVNTLQFDITVLRLTAAVPFTPSAGAAKTINRACLPSAANASYTGQRCFVSGWGKDMFGISGQYQQILKKVEVPIVAPDVCQNQLRSARLGPTYVLDTTSFVCAGGEANKDSCTGDGGSGLVCQKNGQWVAVGLVAWGLGCASANVSGVYVNIAGLLPWIQAQVATT; encoded by the exons ATGTGTTTGTGGCTATTAACGGCTTGTTTGGGATTACTGCCCGGTAATGCTCCCCCGTCTATTGTGGTAGTACCAGGTGTGCCAGCGCCAATACTACTGCCGACAACAGCCGCAACAACAGCTGCAATGACAACGCTTAGACCTGCAAATGTGACTACACCTACCCCTACATCCGCCCCAACAATGACTCCGACACCAGCTCCAACTCCGGCTCCAACACCGGCTCCGACAACAGCTCCAACTCCAGCTCCAACTCCGGCTCCAACACCAGCGCCAACACCAGCGCCAACACCAGCGCCAACACCAGCGCCTACACCCGCGCCGACGCCCGCGCCTACACCAGCTCCAACGCCGGCTCCAACACCAGCTCCAACCCCGGCTCCAACCCCAGCTCCAACACCAGCTCCAACACCAGTACCAACACCAGCTCCAACACCAACTGCAACTCCAGCTCCAACACCAGCCCCAACTCCGACTCCAATGTCAACTTCAGGTAATATGAATACTGGTACCACTACTGCACGCCCGCCAGGAAACCTCACAACAGCTGCACCAACTGCTATGCCGCCAGCTCCAACTGTAGTTACTATGCCACCGACAGTTACAACACCACGACCGATGACAACAGCACCTCCAGCGACAACTGTAACAG GGCCGCTTCCTATTGACCCGAGAGTTGGAACTACCCCTGGACCATCAGCTGCATTCCGATCGGATATAGATTCTCAAGTACCGTCGTATGACACGGCTGTCAGATTTCCAAGACAACGAAGGGACGTACAACTCATaagtataaaagattttttgaacGAACTTTCAAAGACAGATGACAAACATATAATAAGTAAAAGGCAAAGTTGTAGATGTGTACCTTCAGGCACGTGTATTAATAACGGAAACAATTCACCCGCTGGCATGATCGATGTCAGAATAGTAACACCT GGAGGAACTCAATGTCCGTCGGGGCAGGAATATTGTTGCGGCAACACTACTGCTCCCATCGTTGACACGACACAGATAGCTTGTGGCACTGTACAAACTGTACCAACAACTGCTGTTGTTCCTACTACTGGACAGGCTAATTTTGGTGAATTTCCATGGCAG gCTCTCATACTTACCAAACAAAATGATTACATTGCTGGCGGAGTCCTCATAGACAGTTTGAACGTCGTCACAGTAACGCACAGGCTCGCTTCGTATGT TGTTTCAGGCACAGCGCCGAATATCAAAGTTCGTCTCGGAGAATGGGACGCTGCTGGTACATACGAACCAATACCGTATCAAGAGTACACGGTTCAGAAAGTATTTACCCACCCGTCGTACAACGTTAACACATTGCAGTTTGACATTACTGTCCTGAGGCTCACGGCTGCAGTGCCTTTCACGCCGTCGGCTGGCGCAGCAAAAACTATAAACAGAGCGTGTCTTCCATCTGCTGCCAATGCTAGTTACACAGGACAAAG ATGCTTCGTGTCTGGATGGGGTAAGGACATGTTTGGTATTAGCGGCCAGTATCAACAGATATTGAAGAAAGTGGAAGTGCCGATAGTCGCCCCGGACGTTTGTCAGAATCAGCTGAGGAGTGCACGCTTGGGTCCTACTTATGTACTCGACACTACATCCTTTGTATGCGCTGGGGGCGAAGCCAACAAAGACTCTTGCACT gGTGACGGAGGGTCCGGCTTGGTGTGCCAGAAAAACGGACAATGGGTAGCTGTAGGACTAGTAGCTTGGGGGCTAGGATGCGCCAGCGCAAACGTGTCTGGTGTTTACGTGAACATTGCTGGGTTATTGCCGTGGATTCAAGCGCAAGTAGCCACAACTTAA
- the LOC115455745 gene encoding mucin-2 isoform X1, which translates to MCLWLLTACLGLLPGNAPPSIVVVPGVPAPILLPTTAATTAAMTTLRPANVTTPTPTSAPTMTPTPAPTPAPTPAPTTAPTPAPTPAPTPAPTPAPTPAPTPAPTPAPTPAPTPAPTPAPTPAPTPAPTPAPTPAPTPVPTPAPTPTATPAPTPAPTPTPMSTSGNMNTGTTTARPPGNLTTAAPTAMPPAPTVVTMPPTVTTPRPMTTAPPATTVTGGANLQLIFCNDPDTVCVFNPDENATGPLPIDPRVGTTPGPSAAFRSDIDSQVPSYDTAVRFPRQRRDVQLISIKDFLNELSKTDDKHIISKRQSCRCVPSGTCINNGNNSPAGMIDVRIVTPGGTQCPSGQEYCCGNTTAPIVDTTQIACGTVQTVPTTAVVPTTGQANFGEFPWQALILTKQNDYIAGGVLIDSLNVVTVTHRLASYVVSGTAPNIKVRLGEWDAAGTYEPIPYQEYTVQKVFTHPSYNVNTLQFDITVLRLTAAVPFTPSAGAAKTINRACLPSAANASYTGQRCFVSGWGKDMFGISGQYQQILKKVEVPIVAPDVCQNQLRSARLGPTYVLDTTSFVCAGGEANKDSCTGDGGSGLVCQKNGQWVAVGLVAWGLGCASANVSGVYVNIAGLLPWIQAQVATT; encoded by the exons ATGTGTTTGTGGCTATTAACGGCTTGTTTGGGATTACTGCCCGGTAATGCTCCCCCGTCTATTGTGGTAGTACCAGGTGTGCCAGCGCCAATACTACTGCCGACAACAGCCGCAACAACAGCTGCAATGACAACGCTTAGACCTGCAAATGTGACTACACCTACCCCTACATCCGCCCCAACAATGACTCCGACACCAGCTCCAACTCCGGCTCCAACACCGGCTCCGACAACAGCTCCAACTCCAGCTCCAACTCCGGCTCCAACACCAGCGCCAACACCAGCGCCAACACCAGCGCCAACACCAGCGCCTACACCCGCGCCGACGCCCGCGCCTACACCAGCTCCAACGCCGGCTCCAACACCAGCTCCAACCCCGGCTCCAACCCCAGCTCCAACACCAGCTCCAACACCAGTACCAACACCAGCTCCAACACCAACTGCAACTCCAGCTCCAACACCAGCCCCAACTCCGACTCCAATGTCAACTTCAGGTAATATGAATACTGGTACCACTACTGCACGCCCGCCAGGAAACCTCACAACAGCTGCACCAACTGCTATGCCGCCAGCTCCAACTGTAGTTACTATGCCACCGACAGTTACAACACCACGACCGATGACAACAGCACCTCCAGCGACAACTGTAACAGGTGGTGCTAATTTACaacttattttttgtaacgATCCTGATACCGTATGTGTATTTAACCCCGATGAAAATGCTACAGGGCCGCTTCCTATTGACCCGAGAGTTGGAACTACCCCTGGACCATCAGCTGCATTCCGATCGGATATAGATTCTCAAGTACCGTCGTATGACACGGCTGTCAGATTTCCAAGACAACGAAGGGACGTACAACTCATaagtataaaagattttttgaacGAACTTTCAAAGACAGATGACAAACATATAATAAGTAAAAGGCAAAGTTGTAGATGTGTACCTTCAGGCACGTGTATTAATAACGGAAACAATTCACCCGCTGGCATGATCGATGTCAGAATAGTAACACCT GGAGGAACTCAATGTCCGTCGGGGCAGGAATATTGTTGCGGCAACACTACTGCTCCCATCGTTGACACGACACAGATAGCTTGTGGCACTGTACAAACTGTACCAACAACTGCTGTTGTTCCTACTACTGGACAGGCTAATTTTGGTGAATTTCCATGGCAG gCTCTCATACTTACCAAACAAAATGATTACATTGCTGGCGGAGTCCTCATAGACAGTTTGAACGTCGTCACAGTAACGCACAGGCTCGCTTCGTATGT TGTTTCAGGCACAGCGCCGAATATCAAAGTTCGTCTCGGAGAATGGGACGCTGCTGGTACATACGAACCAATACCGTATCAAGAGTACACGGTTCAGAAAGTATTTACCCACCCGTCGTACAACGTTAACACATTGCAGTTTGACATTACTGTCCTGAGGCTCACGGCTGCAGTGCCTTTCACGCCGTCGGCTGGCGCAGCAAAAACTATAAACAGAGCGTGTCTTCCATCTGCTGCCAATGCTAGTTACACAGGACAAAG ATGCTTCGTGTCTGGATGGGGTAAGGACATGTTTGGTATTAGCGGCCAGTATCAACAGATATTGAAGAAAGTGGAAGTGCCGATAGTCGCCCCGGACGTTTGTCAGAATCAGCTGAGGAGTGCACGCTTGGGTCCTACTTATGTACTCGACACTACATCCTTTGTATGCGCTGGGGGCGAAGCCAACAAAGACTCTTGCACT gGTGACGGAGGGTCCGGCTTGGTGTGCCAGAAAAACGGACAATGGGTAGCTGTAGGACTAGTAGCTTGGGGGCTAGGATGCGCCAGCGCAAACGTGTCTGGTGTTTACGTGAACATTGCTGGGTTATTGCCGTGGATTCAAGCGCAAGTAGCCACAACTTAA